One part of the Dioscorea cayenensis subsp. rotundata cultivar TDr96_F1 chromosome 2, TDr96_F1_v2_PseudoChromosome.rev07_lg8_w22 25.fasta, whole genome shotgun sequence genome encodes these proteins:
- the LOC120274815 gene encoding caffeic acid 3-O-methyltransferase-like, whose protein sequence is MADTLAFADAVEVGCGIALPMTLKAMIELDVLEIMAAAGPGALLSPEEIASKIQTSNPEAHEVLDRMLRFLATHKVVTCEVVVGEDDGKSKRRYGLGPVCKFFTKDENGVSLSPLLLMHHSKVTADAWANIKHAVLDGSVPFVKANGMTIYEHEDKDPHFSELFNETMFNRTTMYMKKMLENYKGFESINVLVDVGGGHGGILSIILSNYPHIKAINFDLPHVVSKAKTIQGVEFVGGDMFVSVPSGSDAIFMKEILHNWKDADCVKILKNYWKALPDNGKIVIIECVLPEISQNDNELKEIFLLDVIMLTYTVGGKERTEKEYQLLAKASGFSGLKIACNQGRSSSPAVPSSTTMRSFIGVEETALEIQLIKGGSERRVAQHYRLQHSTKGEGENQITGCVGFFLATRASFCGP, encoded by the exons ATGGCGGACACATTAGCATTCGCCGACGCCGTTGAAGTCGGCTGCGGCATCGCGTTGCCGATGACGCTGAAGGCCATGATCGAGCTGGACGTGCTGGAGATCATGGCAGCAGCTGGGCCCGGCGCTCTGCTCTCGCCGGAAGAGATCGCGTCAAAGATCCAAACCAGCAACCCTGAAGCCCACGAGGTGCTCGACAGAATGCTTCGGTTCTTGGCCACGCACAAAGTGGTGACTTGCGAGGTGGTGGTGGGAGAGGATGATGGGAAGAGCAAGAGGCGCTATGGATTGGGCCCGGTTTGCAAGTTCTTCACTAAGGATGAGAATGGAGTCTCTCTGTCTCCACTCTTGCTCATGCATCACTCCAAGGTCACGGCGGATGCATG GGCAAATATAAAGCATGCAGTGTTAGATGGGAGTGTCCCATTTGTGAAGGCTAATGGAATGACAATTTATGAACACGAGGACAAAGACCCCCATTTCAGTGAGTTGTTCAATGAAACCATGTTCAACCGGACCACCATGTACATGAAAAAGATGCTTGAAAACTACAAAGGATTTGAGAGCATTAATGTGCTTGTGGATGTGGGTGGTGGTCATGGTGGCATTCTTTCCATCATACTATCCAATTACCCACACATCAAAGCTATCAACTTTGATTTACCTCATGTTGTCTCCAAAGCAAAAACCATTCAAG GAGTGGAGTTTGTTGGGGGAGACATGTTTGTTAGTGTACCAAGCGGTAGTGATGCCATCTTCATGAAG GAGATACTTCATAATTGGAAAGATGCGGACTGTgtaaaaatattgaagaattaTTGGAAAGCACTGCCAGATAACGGGAAAATAGTTATTATAGAGTGTGTTCTTCCTGAAATCTCTCAAAATGATAatgaattaaaagaaatttttcttCTCGATGTTATTATGTTGACTTACACGGTTGGAGGAAAAGAGAGGACTGAGAAGGAATATCAATTACTTGCTAAAGCCAGTGGATTCTCAGGATTAAAAATT GCGTGCAACCAAGGAAGAAGTTCTTCGCCGGCAGTACCATCATCCACCACAATGCGATCTTTCATCGGTGTGGAGGAGACCGCACTCGAGATCCAATTGATCAAGGGTGGGAGTGAGAGGAGAGTGGCCCAGCATTATCGGCTACAGCATTCGACCAAGGGAGAGGGAGAAAACCAGATCACCGGCTGCGTAGGCTTTTTTTTGGCTACGAGAGCTAGCTTTTGTGGACCATGA
- the LOC120271224 gene encoding caffeic acid 3-O-methyltransferase 1-like, with amino-acid sequence MADTLAFADAVEVGCGIALPMTLKAMIELDVLEVMAAAGPGALLSPEEILSKIQSSNPDAHEVLDRMLRFLAANKVMMCDEMDGEEDGKSKRRYGLGPVCKFFTKDEDGVSLAPFMLVHLSKAWADTWYFIIGVMRIV; translated from the exons ATGGCGGACACATTAGCATTCGCCGACGCCGTTGAAGTTGGCTGCGGCATCGCGTTGCCGATGACGCTGAAGGCCATGATTGAGCTAGACGTGCTGGAGGTCATGGCAGCAGCTGGGCCAGGCGCTTTGCTCTCGCCGGAAGAGATCCTGTCTAAGATCCAAAGCAGTAACCCTGACGCCCACGAGGTGCTCGACAGAATGCTTCGGTTCTTGGCGGCGAACAAAGTGATGATGTGCGACGAGATGGACGGAGAGGAGGATGGGAAGAGCAAGAGGCGCTATGGACTGGGCCCGGTTTGCAAGTTCTTCACTAAGGATGAGGATGGAGTCTCTCTGGCTCCATTTATGCTAGTGCATCTCTCCAAGGCTTGGGCGGATACATG GTACTTCATAATTGGAGTGATGCGGATTGTATGA